TTCCTCAAGGTGTGGTCAACTAAGAGTCAGAAGAGGCCTTCACCGGCATGACAGCGAATGGATTACACCATACCTGTTGTGCATTCTTAGCTCGAAGCAGGCGAAAGTAGGCAACTATGATCAAGAGGCCACCAAGTCTGCCTTCAGCCCTTCACCGAGTATTGCTACACTCGTCTTCGATCACCCCTGAACATTGCAGAAGAATGCTGGTAACCGTTGTAACTTATGCTAGCGTTAGACCGGACTTGAGACTTTCTACTAACAAAGCCGTTCTCCGATTGATTACATTACGCTCCTACGGCTGCTTATTGGAGGCGTTGGCCCCATAAACCTTGTAACGTAGTCATTATCAAGAAAACCATGGTTTTTCGGTATTAGGAAGTAGGTTGAACGCTATGACCCAGGCACCACGTTTACCGTCTTTGCAGATCTAGGTCTACCCCAGTGAGTCACTAACTGATCTCAGATCATGCCGTACACAGGAGGTGTAATCGACAGCCATAAAGGCGGCAGTGATCTTGTCCTTGCGTACCAGAGCATTTTTGGAAACCACTTCCTTTCCTTCCCTATAAACTCTTTCACTCTTCACACTAGAAGATTTTACAAGGATAAGAATGTCCAATACCATGCGCGTTGCAATAGCAGGTAAGGCAATCGGCTTAGGAGCCTGAGATATGCAACGATTTGACATCTAATAATCCATAGGCACCTCTGGCCTGGCACTACTAATAGCTCAGGTGCTCAATAACTCTACCAGTCACCAATTGGTCATCCTTTCGCGGACGGTGAGTGCTTACAAATGGACATGCATTCCCTTCCTCAACGCAAAATATGACGATTCTAAGACgtgtaacgggctgagcctcgagtcacatgactaggctgctagcctagtcgcttccccggcaacgtgagggccgtgcgccaacccaaacaaagcaggctcgccgcttgcgtcttaccttctttcttcatcttgactgtaaatagcatctggactaggtagctggaatacagtccctacagaccgttcacatacagtcaagatcaagaagaacacgcagaatacgcagaacacgcagaacacgcagaacacgcagaatacgcagaatacgcagaatacgcagaacacgcagaacacgcagcaACCAAAGCACCGCTATAATGAGCTCCCCCGGGGATACTGACATGACGACGAACGATTCGAACCAGCTGTTACAGTCGCTACTACAGAGACTTGAAGACATGAGCACTAGGATGGAGAGGCTGGAAGCACCATCGCACGAGCTACCTCAAACGCCTGGTCACAATACAGACGCCACCACTGATCCAACGCCAACCTCCGAGACTTCGAACACATCTGTGCCTATAACCCCAAAGCCGCGGCACAGCTTACCCCACCCGCCTACGTTTGGTGGAAACAAATCacaatggcgaggatggaagctagagatggagggcaagatcgaagaagacgcgcaAGCTATTGGAAGCCTAAAAGCTCAGCTACGCTACGTCTACATGCGTCTTGATGGGGCAGCGAAAACCAACGTTACAACATACTACGAGATACAAGTTAAAGAAGAATCGCCAAACCCTTTCAAGCTGCTTGACCGCCTTGAACTCCTCTACGGCGAACGAAATCGGAAGGAGAAAGCCATTCAGAACCTCTACTCTATACGCCAGAAGGACGACGAGACGTTTATTTCCTTCTATCCACggtttgagaaagagatggcCAACGCTGACGCAGAAAGCTGGCCTGAGCATACGAAGATATCCTACTTACGCAAGGCATTAAGTGGTAGGATAAAGGATAGGCTTGTTGGTACATCAGGAGCAGAAGCAAGCACATACGCAAGGTTCGCTCAGAAGTGTGTAGATCTTAGCAACGACATGGAGTTGTTCGGCCAATGGACGAAAACAACCCGCCGTTACGGTAGCCGAACTGCTGAAAATGCACTAACCTATGAACCACCAGCAAAATCAAATAATGCCACGCTCACAGCAGTTTCCCCTGAAGACATGATGGAATGGGAACCTACGCAGCCTACAACTACCCAAGTGAACGCTGTCGGCCTCCGCGGCAAGACCAACATGAATGGATATCCATCTAGGCGTCCCGAAGACCGAGAACTTATTGGAAAACGAGCAAAATGGGTCAACCAAGAGGAAATCGATGCTCGACGCCAGGAACGACGCTGCCTCCGATGCGGCCGCAACAATTGCCGAATAGCTACATGCCCGTTAGCAGCCGCTCTACGACCAACTCACGTTAGCGTCAAGACAGCAAAGAGTACTGTGGTCACCAAGGCAGctgtagaggaggaagatcCAGAAGACTCCGAAGCAGAGCAATAGGAACACGCGGCAGCTCAGAAAGAATGGAAAGAGACCGGAAAGCAAAAGATGGATAGCGATCCCTTTGTACTGGACGTTAGACTTAATGGAACTGACTTTGTCACTGGACTTGTTGACTCAGGTTGCCTTTGCTATTCTGCCATTAATGAACAACTCTTTCGATCTCTGAGACTGCCATCAATCAAGATAGCCCCGCGTCAGCTAGAGGAAGCAGCTGGGAAGAACGCAGAACCAAGTACTGTCCTAGATACAGTTACTTACGCCTCGATAGACATAGACGGCCACCAGCAGaaacgcgtcttcttctacgttgTACCTGGCCTAACTTACGACGTGATCCTAGGAAAGCCCTGGTTAGAAGATGCCGACGTCACAATTTCGGCCAAACAAGGCTGCCTAGATATCGGCGCGTCAAACATCCGCGCATGGAAC
The sequence above is a segment of the Pyrenophora tritici-repentis strain M4 chromosome 3, whole genome shotgun sequence genome. Coding sequences within it:
- a CDS encoding Retrotrans-gag domain containing protein; amino-acid sequence: MSSPGDTDMTTNDSNQLLQSLLQRLEDMSTRMERLEAPSHELPQTPGHNTDATTDPTPTSETSNTSVPITPKPRHSLPHPPTFGGNKSQWRGWKLEMEGKIEEDAQAIGSLKAQLRYVYMRLDGAAKTNVTTYYEIQVKEESPNPFKLLDRLELLYGERNRKEKAIQNLYSIRQKDDETFISFYPRFEKEMANADAESWPEHTKISYLRKALSGRIKDRLVGTSGAEASTYARFAQKCVDLSNDMELFGQWTKTTRRYGSRTAENALTYEPPAKSNNATLTAVSPEDMMEWEPTQPTTTQVNAVGLRGKTNMNGYPSRRPEDRELIGKRAKWVNQEEIDARRQERRCLRCGRNNCRIATCPLAAALRPTHVSVKTAKSTVVTKAAVEEEDPEDSEAEQ